GGACCGCCCCCGACTCCTGACCGCCGGCCATCCGTGACCACCGCTCAGCACGAAGGAGAACAGACCGTGGCAGCCGCCGCCAAGATCGCCATGTCCAGTGTGGCGCCCAGTCACCGGCAGGGGGGCAGCACCCGCGCCCTGCTGACGCCGTCGTCGGTGGGTGCGACCTCCGGATTCCTCGGCCACATCGAACTGGCGCCCGGGGAGTCCGTCACCGAGCACTACCACCCGTTCTCGGACAAGTACCTGTACCTGATCGAAGGGAGCCTCGTGGTCCGGGTGAACGGCGAGGAGGTGCGCCTGGAGCGGGACGAGGCCCTGTTCGTGACCCGGGGCCAGCGGCACCGCATCGAGAACCGAGGAAACGTTCCTGCACGGGTGGTCTTCCAGATCTCGCCGCTCGCCCCGCGGCCCGAACTCGGCCATGTCGACACCGAGCCCGTGCCGAACCCGGCGGCGGCGCCGCCGAAGGTGGGAGGCTGAGATGACCCGGCACGCGGAGAAGCGGGTGGTGATCACCGGCATCGGTGTGCGAGCCCCGGGAGGCGCCGGAACCGCGGCCTTCTGGGACCTGCTCACCGCCGGACGCACCGCCACCAGGACGATCTCCCTGTTCGACGCCGCGCCCTACCGGTCCCGGATAGCCGGAGAGATCGACTTCGACCCGATCGGCGAGGGCCTGTCGCCCCGGCAGGCGTCGACGTACGACCGGGCCACGCAGCTCGCCGTCGTCTGCGCCCGCGAGGCGCTGAAGGACAGCGGGCTGGACCCGGCCGCGGTGAACCCGGAACGGATCGGGGTGAGCATCGGCACCGCCGTCGGCTGCACCACCGGCCTCGACCGCGAGTACGCGCGGGTCAGCGAGGGCGGCTCGCGCTGGCTGGTCGACCACACGCTCGCGGTGGAGCAGCTCTTCGACTACTTCGTCCCGACCTCCATCTGCCGGGAGGTCGCCTGGGAGGCGGGGGCCGAGGGACCGGTGACGGTGGTGTCGACCGGGTGCACCTCGGGCCTCGACGCCGTCGGATACGGCACGGAGCTCATCCGGGACGGGCGCGCCGACGTGGTCGTCTGCGGCGCCACCGACGCGCCGATCTCCCCCATCACCGTGGCCTGCTTCGACGCCATCAAGGCGACGTCGGCCAACAACGACGACCCGGCCCACGCCTCCCGCCCCTTCGACCGCAACCGCGACGGCTTCGTGCTCGGGGAGGGCTCGGCGGTCTTCGTCCTGGAGGAGCTGTCCGCCGCCCGCCGGCGAGGAGCGCACGCCTACGCGGAGGTCCGCGGCTTCGCCACACGGTCGAACGCCTTCCACATGACCGGTCTGAAGCCGGACGGCAGGGAGATGGCGGAGGCCATCACCGCCGCCCTGGACCAGGCCCGCCGCACCGGCGACGACCTGCACTACATCAACGCGCACGGCTCCGGCACCCGGCAGAACGACCGGCACGAGACGGCGGCCTTCAAGCGCAGCCTGGGGCAACGGGCGTACGACGTGCCCGTCAGCTCCATCAAGTCCATGATCGGCCACTCGCTCGGAGCGATCGGCTCCCTCGAACTGGCCGCCTGCGCGCTGGCGATCGAACACGGCGTGATCCCGCCCACCGCCAACTACGAGGAACCCGACCCCGAATGCGACCTCGACTACGTGCCGAACGTCGCGCGGGAACAGCGGGTCGACACCGTGCTCAGCGTCGGCAGCGGATTCGGCGGCTTCCAGAGCGCCGCGGTGCTGGCCCGGCCGAAGGAGACCCGCTCATGAGCGCGCCGGCCCCCGTCGTGGTCACCGGCCTGGGCATCGTGGCACCCAACGGCACCGGCACCGAGGAGTACTGGGCGGCCACGCTCGCCGGCAAGAGCGGCATCGACGTCATCCAGCGGTTCGACCCCCACGGCTACCCCGTCCGGGTGGGAGGCGAGGTGCTGGCCTTCGACGCCGCCGCCCATCTCCCCGGGCGCCTGCTGCCGCAGACCGACCGCATGACCCAGCACGCCCTGGTGGCCGCCGAATGGGCCCTGGCCGACGCCGGGCTGGAGCCCGAGAAGCAGGACGAGTACGGCCTCGGCGTCCTGACGGCCGCCGGCGCGGGAGGGTTCGAGTTCGGCCAGCGCGAGATGCAGAAACTCTGGGGAACGGGCCCGGAACGCGTCAGCGCCTACCAGTCGTTCGCCTGGTTCTACGCGGTGAACACCGGCCAGATCTCCATCCGCCACGGCATGCGCGGGCACAGCTCCGTGTTCGTCACCGAGCAGGCCGGCGGTCTCGACGCCGCCGCCCACGCGGCCCGCCTGCTGCGCAAGGGGACCCTGAACACCGCCCTGACCGGCGGATGCGAAGCCTCCCTCTGCCCCTGGGGCCTGGTCGCCCAGATCCCGAGCGGCTTCCTGAGCGAGGCCACCGACCCGCACGACGCCTACCTGCCCTTCGACGCGCGGGCGGCCGGGTACGTGCCCGGCGAGGGCGGAGCCATGCTGGTCGCCGAGCGGGCGGACTCCGCACGCGAACGGGACGCCGCCACGGTCTACGGGAGGATCGCCGGGCACGCCTCCACCTTCGACGCCCGCCCCGGCACCGGCCGGCCCACCGGGCCGGCCCGGGCCATCCGCCTGGCCCTCGAAGAGGCCCGGGTCGCGCCCGAGGACGTCGACGTGGTCTACGCCGACGCCGCTGGAGTGCCGGCCCTCGACCGCGCGGAGGCGGAGGCCCTCGCCGAGGTCTTCGGGCCCGGGGCCGTACCGGTCACCGCGCCCAAGACGATGACCGGACGGCTCTACGCCGGGGGAGCGGCCCTCGACGTCGCGACCGCGCTGCTGTCCATCAGGGACTGTGTCGTCCCGCCGACCGTCGGCACCGGTGCGCCCGCGCCGGGGCTCGGCATCGACCTGGTGCTCCACCAGCCCCGTGAGCTGCGGGTGGACACCGCCCTGGTCGTCGCGCGGGGCATGGGCGGATTCAACTCCGCCCTGGTCGTCCGGCGCCACGGCTGACCGAGCCGCCGCCCCCGCTCTCCGCGCCCGAGCGCGCATCACCTCATCACACCACTCATCCGGAGGTTCACCGTGCCCCAGATCGGCCTGCCCCGACTCGTCGAGATCATCAGGGAATGCGCAGGAGACCCCGACGAACGGGACCTGGACGGCGACATCCTCGACGTCACCTACCAGGACCTCGGCTACGACTCCATCGCCCTGCTGGAGATCTCCGCGAAGCTGGAACAGGACCTCGGGGTGTCGATACCGGGGGAGGAGCTGAAGACCCCCCGGCACACCCTCCACCTCGTCAACACCGAGACGGCCGGGGAGGTCGCCTGACATGGCAGCGCGCACGGACAACTCCATCGTCGTCAACGCGCCGTTCGAGCTCGTCTGGGACGTCACCAACGACATCGAGGCATGGCCGGAGCTGTTCTCCGAGTACGCCGAGGCGGAGATCCTCCGGCAGGACGGCGACGGCTTCGACTTCCGGCTCAAGACCCGCCCCGACGCGAACGGAAGGGTCTGGGAGTGGGTCTCCCACCGTGTGCCCGACAAGGGCTCCCGCACGGTCCGGGCGCACCGCGTCGAGACCGGGCCCTTCGCCTACATGAACCTGCACTGGACCTACCGGGCCGTGGCCGGGGGCACCGAGATGCGGTGGGTGCAGGAGTTCGACATGAAGCCCGGGGCCCCGTTCGACAACGCGCACATGACCGCTCACCTCAACACGACGACACGGGCGAACATGGAGCGCATCAAGAAGATCATCGAGGACAGGCACCGGGAAGGACAGCGGACCCCGGCGTCCGTCCTGCCCACCGAACTGCACGCCCAGCAACTGCTGTTGCTGGCCGCCTCCGGGCGCCTGGCGCGGATCGTCCACGTGCTGACCGAGCTGAGGATCGCCGATCTCCTCGCCGACGGCCCCCGTCACGTCGCGGAACTGGCCAAGGAGACGGACACCCACGAGCTCTCCCTCTACCGCGTCCTGCGCAGCGCCGCCTCCGTCGGCGTCTTCGCGGAGGGGCCCGTCAGGACCTTCTCCGCGACGCCCCTGTCGGACGGACTGCGCACCGGCAACCCGGACGGTGTGCTGCCCCTG
Above is a genomic segment from Streptomyces glaucescens containing:
- the tcmK gene encoding tetracenomycin C polyketide synthase ketoacyl synthase alpha subunit TcmK, encoding MTRHAEKRVVITGIGVRAPGGAGTAAFWDLLTAGRTATRTISLFDAAPYRSRIAGEIDFDPIGEGLSPRQASTYDRATQLAVVCAREALKDSGLDPAAVNPERIGVSIGTAVGCTTGLDREYARVSEGGSRWLVDHTLAVEQLFDYFVPTSICREVAWEAGAEGPVTVVSTGCTSGLDAVGYGTELIRDGRADVVVCGATDAPISPITVACFDAIKATSANNDDPAHASRPFDRNRDGFVLGEGSAVFVLEELSAARRRGAHAYAEVRGFATRSNAFHMTGLKPDGREMAEAITAALDQARRTGDDLHYINAHGSGTRQNDRHETAAFKRSLGQRAYDVPVSSIKSMIGHSLGAIGSLELAACALAIEHGVIPPTANYEEPDPECDLDYVPNVAREQRVDTVLSVGSGFGGFQSAAVLARPKETRS
- a CDS encoding methyltransferase; its protein translation is MAARTDNSIVVNAPFELVWDVTNDIEAWPELFSEYAEAEILRQDGDGFDFRLKTRPDANGRVWEWVSHRVPDKGSRTVRAHRVETGPFAYMNLHWTYRAVAGGTEMRWVQEFDMKPGAPFDNAHMTAHLNTTTRANMERIKKIIEDRHREGQRTPASVLPTELHAQQLLLLAASGRLARIVHVLTELRIADLLADGPRHVAELAKETDTHELSLYRVLRSAASVGVFAEGPVRTFSATPLSDGLRTGNPDGVLPLVKYNNMELTRRPYDEIMHSVRTGEPAFRRVFGSSFFEHLEANPEAGEFFERFMAHWSRRLVLDGLADQGMERFSRIADLGGGDGWFLAQILRRHPHATGLLMDLPRVAASAGPVLEEAKVADRVTVLPGDFFTDPVPTGYDAYLFKGVLHNWSDERAVTVLRRVREAIGDDDARLLIFDQVMAPENEWDHAKLLDIDMLVLFGGRERVLAEWRQLLLEADFDIVNTPSHTWTTLECRPV
- the tcmL gene encoding tetracenomycin C polyketide synthase ketoacyl synthase subunit beta TcmL, producing MSAPAPVVVTGLGIVAPNGTGTEEYWAATLAGKSGIDVIQRFDPHGYPVRVGGEVLAFDAAAHLPGRLLPQTDRMTQHALVAAEWALADAGLEPEKQDEYGLGVLTAAGAGGFEFGQREMQKLWGTGPERVSAYQSFAWFYAVNTGQISIRHGMRGHSSVFVTEQAGGLDAAAHAARLLRKGTLNTALTGGCEASLCPWGLVAQIPSGFLSEATDPHDAYLPFDARAAGYVPGEGGAMLVAERADSARERDAATVYGRIAGHASTFDARPGTGRPTGPARAIRLALEEARVAPEDVDVVYADAAGVPALDRAEAEALAEVFGPGAVPVTAPKTMTGRLYAGGAALDVATALLSIRDCVVPPTVGTGAPAPGLGIDLVLHQPRELRVDTALVVARGMGGFNSALVVRRHG
- a CDS encoding cupin domain-containing protein; protein product: MAAAAKIAMSSVAPSHRQGGSTRALLTPSSVGATSGFLGHIELAPGESVTEHYHPFSDKYLYLIEGSLVVRVNGEEVRLERDEALFVTRGQRHRIENRGNVPARVVFQISPLAPRPELGHVDTEPVPNPAAAPPKVGG
- a CDS encoding acyl carrier protein, with translation MPQIGLPRLVEIIRECAGDPDERDLDGDILDVTYQDLGYDSIALLEISAKLEQDLGVSIPGEELKTPRHTLHLVNTETAGEVA